GTCGGCGACTCGCGGCGCGACGCCGTGGCCTCCGAGCGCGCGGGCGTCCCCTTCGCGTGGGCGACGGACCTGAACGAGCGCTGAGGGCGGGCGGCGGATTACGGCTCTTCTGTCGGGGGGGATTTGTCGGTAGGACCAGTGGGTTCGGTCTCGTCGACGGCGGTGTCGGCGGCGGTCGGGTCGCTATCGACGTTGTCGTCGGCGGAGGTGGCGTCCCCGCCGTCGAGGTCGGGGCTGGCGGCGTCTCCGTCCGTTGAACTACCGTCGCCCGCGTCGGTCCGGCGCGCGTAGAGCGCGACGGCGACGGCGGTGAGAAACCAGATCGGCGCGCCGACTCTGACCGCGAAGGCCGCGCGGGCCGACCACGATTCGAGGGTGACGAACGCGGAGAGGACGGCGACGACCGGCGCCCCCACGAGGATGGTGAGGACGAACGTCGTCTGCATCACCCAGCCGTAGTCGATTCCCTCGTACTCGGCCCGCTCGACGGGTTGCACGACGAGCGGTTCGTGGCGAACGTGCAAATCGGTGACGGTCCGCGACCGGGAGAGCACTGTGCCGGTCAGATTTCCTGATCCCGCCAATTTTACCCGGTCGCCCGGCTGTAGTCGAGATATGACCACGACGCGGGGACTGCGGGAGGGCGACGATCCGATCACGATGTTGACCGCCTACGACGCCCCGACGGCGGCGGTGATCGACGAGGCCGACATCGACGTGGTGCTCGTCGGCGATAGCATGGGCAACACCGCGCTCGGCTACGACTCGACGCTGCCCGTAACCTTCGAGGAGGTCGCCAGCCGGACCGCCGCGGTCGCCCGCGCGACCGAGGACGCGCTGGTCGTCGCCGACATGCCCTTCCTCTCGTTCGGCGTCGACGAGGCGGAATCGGTGCGCAACGCCGGACGCCTTTTAAAAGAGGCCGATGCCGACGCGGTGAAAATCGAGAGCGGCCCACACACCGTCGAGATGACCGAGCGGATGACCGCGATCGGGATTCCGGTGATGGCGCACCTCGGCTTGACCCCCCAACACGTCAACCGCGTCGGCGGGTACACACGACAGGGGACTGATCAGGCGGCCGCAGAGGAGATAATCGACCTCGCGGGCGCTCACGCCGAAGCGGGCGCGTTCGCGCTCGTCTTAGAACACGTTCCCGCGAACCTCGCCGGGGCGGTGACGGAGGCGCTCGACATCCCCACGATCGGTATCGGTGCAGGCCCGGACTGCGACGGCCAGGTCCTCGTGATCAACGACGCGGTCGGACTGGGCGAGTGGTCGCCGCCCTTCTCCCGGCAGTTCGGCGACGTGCGCGGCGAGATGCGCGACGCGGTCGAAGCGTACCGCGACGCGGTGACGAGCGGCGAGTTCCCGGCCGAGGAGCACTCACACGTCGAGTCGGACCTCGAAGACCTGTACTGAGCCGATCGGAGTCCCGCGCTCGCGGGGGTTTATATACCGTGTCGCGGTCGCGGAGCGAAACCGCCCGCTCGGTCGGCGATAGCTGA
This genomic window from Halorubrum sp. PV6 contains:
- the panB gene encoding 3-methyl-2-oxobutanoate hydroxymethyltransferase, which translates into the protein MTTTRGLREGDDPITMLTAYDAPTAAVIDEADIDVVLVGDSMGNTALGYDSTLPVTFEEVASRTAAVARATEDALVVADMPFLSFGVDEAESVRNAGRLLKEADADAVKIESGPHTVEMTERMTAIGIPVMAHLGLTPQHVNRVGGYTRQGTDQAAAEEIIDLAGAHAEAGAFALVLEHVPANLAGAVTEALDIPTIGIGAGPDCDGQVLVINDAVGLGEWSPPFSRQFGDVRGEMRDAVEAYRDAVTSGEFPAEEHSHVESDLEDLY
- a CDS encoding DUF5822 domain-containing protein; this translates as MQPVERAEYEGIDYGWVMQTTFVLTILVGAPVVAVLSAFVTLESWSARAAFAVRVGAPIWFLTAVAVALYARRTDAGDGSSTDGDAASPDLDGGDATSADDNVDSDPTAADTAVDETEPTGPTDKSPPTEEP